The sequence CTTCAACGACTACGTCAACGGACTCATCGCCTCCTACGAGCGGGCGAACCCCGGGGTGCGGGTCCGCTGGGTGGACGTGCAGTTCGCGGCGGTCGAGCAGAAGCTGCTGGCCGCGTTGGCCGGAGGCGTGCCGCCGGACGTCGTCAACCTCAATACCGAGACCACCGCCCGGCTGGCCGAGCGCAACGCGCTGGTGGACATGGACGAGGCCGTCCCTGCCCAGGTCCGTGCCCGCTACTTTGAGGGCCTCTGGCGCTCCGGAGCGGTGCGCGGCCGGACCTACGCGCTGCCGTGGTACGTCGTGCCCAACGTGATCGCGTACAACACGGCCATCTACCGGCGTGCCGGCCTCAACCCCTCGGAACCGCCGCAGACCGAGGAGGAGATGATCCAGCACGCGCGCACCATCAAGGACCGCGCAAAGGTCTACGGTTTCATGCCCAACCTGGACGGTGTACGCCTGCTGCACCGGTTCCAGGAGAACGGCCTGCCGATCCTGAGCGCCGACGGGAAGCGGGCCGTGTTCAACTCGTCCGAGCACGTGCGCTACCTGGCCCGCTACGTGGACCTCCTCAAGGATGACTACTTCCCCGAGGATACGTTGCGCCGTGGATACCTGGGCGCCACCGAGCGGTACAGCGCCGGGCAGCTGGGGATGCTGATCACCGGCCCACAGTTCCTGCTCAGGGTGAAGAGCGACAATCCCGAGGTATACGCGCAGACGTTCGTGGCGGCCTACCCCAGGGGAAAGGGCAACACCCTGCACCTGGCCACCATGACCATGGCGGTGCCCAGGTCGAGCCGCAACGCCGCATCTGCCGTGGACTTCGCTCTTTTCGTTACCAACGACGAGAACCAGCTCGAGTTCAGCCGGCAGGTTGTCGTCTTCCCTTCGACCCGGCGGGCAGCGGCGGATCCGTTCTTCCGCCGGGGCGGCGCCGGACCCGAGGACGTCGCCCGCAAGGTGGCCGCAGCCGACCTGCCCTACGCGCGCGACCTAAGCGTGATCGTTCCCAACGCCGGTGACCTCTTCCGCGTCTTCCGGGAGGCCGTGGAGAGCGCGTTCTACGGCAAGCGGACGCCGAAGGACGCGCTCGACTGGGCGGTCAGGCAGTGGAATGCGCGGCTCTGAAGGTGCGACCCTCCGGCTGAGCCGTTGGCCGAACCGTCGGAGGCGAGCCCTTCCGGGGCTGCTTGCCGCGGCCCTTGGGATTATCATCGCGGCCCAGCCCGCGCCCTCGCAGCCCTGGGCGGCCGGCGCGTGGCCCGACGCCTACATCACGCCGCCCCGCGACGCCCGAATAATCCCGCTCCCGAAGTCGCTGCGGTGGTTGGACGCGCCCTTTGAGATCACCCCGGCGACCCGGATCGTTGTCGGCGATGCCGCGGGCCCAGAGGATCTGTACGCCGCGCGGGAACTGAACGAGGAGATCGCGGCATGGGGCGCGCCGCCGCTGGCGATCGTGCGGGGCTCCGGCGGGTGGGGCTCCGGCGGCGCCATCCTCCTCGGTGAGCCCTCGCTCAATCCCCTGGTAGATGCGGCGCTCGCGGAGCACCGGATCAGCGTGGATTTGCGGGACCCCGGGCCTGAGGGCTACGCGCTGCGCGTGGGGCCGGGTGGGGTCGTCGCCAGCGGCGCCGACCGCCGCGGCACCTTCTATGCCGTCCAGACCCTGCGCCAGCTGGTCGAACGGGACCCACGCAACCCAGGCCGCCTGATCATCCGCGGGGCCGAGGTCCGCGATTGGCCCGATCATCCCATCCGCGCGGTGCACGTGGTGCTGGACAGCCACTCGGACGTCTTCCACACCGCATTGATAGACCGCATCTTCAGCCGCTACAAGTTCAACGTGCTGATTGCGGAATCCCAGTATGTCCGGTGGGAGAGCGCGCCCAACATCTGGCATACCGGAGGCGCCACCAAGGCCCAGGCGGCCGCGGTGATCGCCGCGGCGCGCGAGCACCTGATCGAACCGATCCCGCTCATTCAGACGCTCGGGCATGTCGGGTGGCTGTTCCACAATGATCAGAACCTCGACCTGATGGAGATGCCGCCGGAACTGGTACCTGCGCGATTCGTCTACGACCCGCTCAACCCGCGGGTCTACGAGGTGGTGCTGCCGGTGCTG is a genomic window of Armatimonadota bacterium containing:
- a CDS encoding sugar ABC transporter substrate-binding protein, whose amino-acid sequence is MSSTRSRSDSGRRERASGRIRIVGARTSVAMIRRLLVLVLALVCALALALFPAQVRGGPSVTLEFWTISLQPFFNDYVNGLIASYERANPGVRVRWVDVQFAAVEQKLLAALAGGVPPDVVNLNTETTARLAERNALVDMDEAVPAQVRARYFEGLWRSGAVRGRTYALPWYVVPNVIAYNTAIYRRAGLNPSEPPQTEEEMIQHARTIKDRAKVYGFMPNLDGVRLLHRFQENGLPILSADGKRAVFNSSEHVRYLARYVDLLKDDYFPEDTLRRGYLGATERYSAGQLGMLITGPQFLLRVKSDNPEVYAQTFVAAYPRGKGNTLHLATMTMAVPRSSRNAASAVDFALFVTNDENQLEFSRQVVVFPSTRRAAADPFFRRGGAGPEDVARKVAAADLPYARDLSVIVPNAGDLFRVFREAVESAFYGKRTPKDALDWAVRQWNARL